Proteins encoded by one window of Labrus bergylta chromosome 2, fLabBer1.1, whole genome shotgun sequence:
- the slc6a4b gene encoding solute carrier family 6 member 4b codes for MPQQDSAVMAGSLTHHGSPNPGYTANNNAVPVPVPVPAPALAPAPVLTQTNSRDKWSKKMDFLLSVIGFAVDLGNVWRFPYVCYQNGGGAFLIPYILMAIFGGVPLFYMELALGQFHRTGAISIWKHICPIFKGIGYAICIIALYVSFYYNTIIAWALFYFYSSFSSILPWTNCDNVWNTPDCTNYFGIDNVTWTNASRSPAEEFYTRNVLEIHKSSGLKNVGGVRWQLMLCLFLIFTIVYFSLWKGVKTSGKVVWVTATLPYIVLFILLIRGATLPGAWRGVVFYLKPQWGKLLDTTVWVDAAAQIFFSLGPGFGVLLALSSYNPFTNNCYRDAIVTSLVNCLTSFVSGFVIFTVLGYMAEMRQVEVEEVARDKGPSLLFITYPEAIANMMGSTFFAIIFFTMMITLGLDSTFGGLEAIITAVLDEYPDLLSNRRELFVLGLVIVCFVGSLSTLTNGGAYVVKLLEEFGVGSSIIAVGFLEAIAVSWFYGINRFSNDVKAMLGKAPGLFWRVCWVAISPAFLAYIIVSSLLKAPPLTLFDYKYPDWSITVGYIVGFSSFMWIPIYMVYKLVWTPGSLKQRLAVCLRPERTIPDIHADNLTMVTVP; via the exons ATGCCCCAACAGGACTCAGCGGTCATGGCCGGCAGTCTGACCCACCACGGCTCCCCGAACCCGGGATACACCGCCAATAACAACGCGGTTCCGGTCCCGGTCCCGGTCCCAGCCCCGGCACTGGCACCTGCGCCAGTCCTTACTCAGACCAACTCTAGGGATAAGTGGAGCAAAAAGATggattttctcctctctgtaattGGCTTTGCAGTGGACCTGGGAAATGTTTGGAGATTTCCCTACGTTTGCTATCAAAACGGTGGCG GTGCTTTTCTTATTCCATACATTTTGATGGCCATCTTTGGTGGTGTGCCACTTTTTTACATGGAGCTGGCACTGGGACAGTTCCATCGCACTGGAGCCATTTCTATATGGAAACACATTTGTCCCATTTTCAAAG GTATAGGATATGCCATTTGTATCATCGCTCTGTATGTGTCCTTCTACTACAACACCATCATCGCCTGGGCCCTCTTCTACTTCTACTCCTCTTTCTCCAGCATCCTGCCTTGGACAAACTGTGACAATGTGTGGAACACCCCTGACTGCACCAACTACTTTGGCATCGACAACGTCACTTGGACCAATGCCTCCAGGTCTCCGGCAGAGGAATTTTACAC GAGGAATGTTCTGGAGATCCACAAGTCGTCAGGTCTTAAAAATGTTGGGGGTGTTCGCTGGCAGTTGATGCTCTGCCTTTTCCTCATATTCACCATTGTTTACTTTAGCCTGTGGAAGGGCGTGAAGACTTCAGGGAAG GTCGTGTGGGTTACAGCCACCTTGCCCTACATAGTGCTTTTCATCCTTCTTATTAGAGGAGCCACCCTGCCCGGTGCCTGGAGAGGAGTGGTGTTTTACCTGAAACCACAGTGGGGGAAGCTACTGGACACTACT gTGTGGGTTGATGCAGCAGCTCAGATCTTCTTTTCTCTGGGACCGGGCTTTGGGGTGCTGCTGGCCCTGTCCAGCTACAACCCTTTCACAAATAACTGCTATCG TGACGCCATTGTGACCAGTTTGGTGAACTGTCTGACCAGCTTTGTGTCGGGGTTCGTGATCTTCACTGTGCTGGGCTACATGGCGGAGATGAGGCAGGTGGAGGTAGAGGAGGTAGCCAGGGATAAAG GACCAAGTCTGCTCTTCATCACCTACCCAGAAGCCATTGCAAACATGATGGGCTCAACCTTCTTTGCCATCATCTTTTTTACGATGATGATTACACTGGGACTGGACAGCACG tttggtGGGCTGGAGGCGATCATCACTGCCGTGTTGGATGAATACCCAGATCTTTTGTCAAACAGACGTGAACTTTTTGTACTGGGCTTGGTAATTGTCTGCTTTGTGGGCTCTCTAAGCACCCTTACAAAT GGTGGTGCCTATGTGGTGAAACTGCTGGAGGAATTTGGAGTTGGAAGCTCCATCATAGCTGTGGGTTTCCTTGAGGCCATAGCAGTGTCCTGGTTCTATG GTATCAACAGGTTTAGCAATGATGTCAAGGCTATGCTGGGTAAAGCTCCGGGGTTGTTCTGGAGGGTGTGCTGGGTCGCCATCAGTCCAGCATTTCTAGCA TATATAATAGTGAGCTCCCTGCTGAAGGCGCCGCCCCTCACACTGTTTGACTATAAGTACCCAGACTGGAGCATCACAGTGGGATACATCGTGGGCTTCTCATCCTTCATGTGGATCCCCATCTACATGGTCTACAAGCTGGTGTGGACTCCTGGATCTCTCAAACAG AGGTTGGCAGTGTGTCTAAGACCAGAAAGGACCATACCAGACATCCATGCGGACAACCTCACCATGGTTACGGTACCATAG